One part of the Pandoraea faecigallinarum genome encodes these proteins:
- a CDS encoding AMP nucleosidase, translating into MSEQEPVHATRSITDPVEAVAYLKTIYDANTAYLRAAFEHFSRQKDQARRVSAHYPFIRITTEDITQLDKRLSYGFVSGPGSYQTTVTRPDLFENYYIEQLRRLAHNHGVAFEVGVSDEPIPVHFAYQDGVYLEGDLDQTHLRAMRTVFDVPDLAKMDDSIVNGTRDPLPGEVLPLALFTAPRVDYSLHRLRHYTATSPENFQNYVLFTNYQFYIDEFVELGRELMSATDDPALREYRSQYTAFVEPGNVIHWNQNVDARAAQGTSPPRLPQMPAYHLVRPDNTGITMVNIGVGPSNAKTITDHIAVLRPHAWVMLGHCAGLRNSQRLGDYCLAHGYVREDHVLDDDLPLWVPVPPLAEVQVALERAVADVTQLDDFELKRVMRTGTVVTVDNRNWELRDHREPVQRMSQSRAIALDMESATIAANGFRFRVPYGTLLCVSDKPLHGELKLPGMADRFYRERVDQHLKIGVKAMELLRDNGLDRLHSRKLRSFNEVAFQ; encoded by the coding sequence ATGTCCGAACAAGAACCGGTCCACGCCACCCGATCGATCACGGATCCGGTGGAGGCCGTCGCCTACCTGAAGACGATTTACGACGCCAACACGGCGTATCTTCGCGCCGCTTTCGAACACTTCTCCAGACAGAAAGATCAGGCGCGCCGCGTGAGTGCGCATTACCCGTTCATCCGCATCACCACGGAAGACATCACCCAACTCGACAAGCGCCTGTCGTACGGCTTCGTTTCGGGCCCGGGCAGCTATCAGACCACAGTCACCCGTCCCGATCTGTTCGAGAACTATTACATCGAGCAGCTTCGCCGTCTCGCACATAACCACGGCGTGGCGTTCGAAGTCGGTGTCTCAGACGAACCGATTCCCGTGCACTTCGCGTATCAGGACGGCGTGTACCTCGAAGGCGATCTCGATCAGACTCACCTGCGCGCCATGCGCACCGTGTTCGACGTGCCCGATCTGGCCAAAATGGACGATAGCATCGTCAACGGCACGCGCGACCCGCTGCCGGGCGAAGTCCTGCCGCTTGCACTGTTTACGGCGCCGCGCGTCGATTACTCGCTGCATCGCCTGCGTCACTACACCGCCACGTCGCCCGAGAATTTCCAGAATTACGTTCTCTTCACCAACTACCAGTTCTATATTGACGAGTTCGTCGAGCTGGGACGTGAGTTGATGAGCGCCACCGACGACCCCGCACTGCGTGAGTATCGCAGTCAGTACACGGCGTTCGTGGAGCCGGGCAACGTCATTCACTGGAACCAGAACGTCGATGCGCGCGCGGCGCAGGGCACTTCGCCGCCGCGGCTGCCGCAGATGCCGGCGTATCACCTCGTGCGGCCGGACAATACCGGTATCACGATGGTGAACATTGGCGTGGGGCCGTCCAACGCCAAGACCATTACCGACCACATTGCCGTGCTGCGCCCGCACGCATGGGTGATGCTGGGACACTGCGCCGGACTGCGTAACTCCCAGCGTCTGGGCGATTACTGTCTGGCCCATGGCTATGTGCGCGAAGATCACGTGCTGGACGACGACCTGCCGCTGTGGGTGCCGGTGCCGCCGCTGGCCGAAGTCCAGGTCGCGCTGGAGCGCGCGGTGGCCGACGTCACCCAACTGGACGATTTCGAACTCAAGCGCGTGATGCGTACGGGCACGGTCGTGACGGTCGACAACCGTAACTGGGAATTGCGCGACCATCGGGAACCGGTGCAGCGCATGAGCCAGAGCCGTGCGATTGCTCTCGATATGGAGAGCGCAACGATTGCCGCGAACGGATTCCGGTTCCGCGTGCCGTACGGCACGCTGCTGTGCGTGAGCGACAAGCCGCTGCATGGCGAACTGAAACTGCCGGGCATGGCCGACCGGTTCTATCGCGAGCGTGTCGACCAGCATCTGAAGATCGGCGTGAAGGCGATGGAATTGCTGCGCGATAACGGTCTGGACCGTCTGCACAGTCGCAAACTGCGCAGTTTCAACGAAGTCGCGTTCCAGTAA
- a CDS encoding MarR family winged helix-turn-helix transcriptional regulator translates to MTDSAQRFGFLVADIQRLFGRRFEQFAQRTLPMTRAQCRVLAYLSANRGVSQAVLADILETPQQTLARILERMEEAGWVRRRLDARDPRIERLFVTRAAAAQLQIARKLSDDVRDEALHGLTAFEAVQLTQLLQKVRRNLSNVVPTPLDTVVPAVLRRESHDHVLCANGADRTTPPADAPGDDLSDISDLRPQ, encoded by the coding sequence GTGACCGATTCCGCCCAACGTTTCGGCTTTCTCGTAGCAGACATCCAACGTCTGTTCGGACGCCGCTTCGAGCAGTTTGCACAGCGTACGCTGCCGATGACGCGTGCCCAGTGCCGTGTGCTTGCCTACCTCAGCGCCAATCGCGGCGTGAGTCAGGCCGTGCTCGCGGACATTCTCGAAACCCCGCAGCAGACCCTCGCGCGCATACTGGAGCGCATGGAGGAGGCCGGTTGGGTGCGTCGCCGTCTGGATGCCCGCGACCCGCGCATCGAACGCCTGTTCGTCACGCGCGCGGCAGCTGCCCAATTGCAGATCGCCCGCAAGCTTTCCGACGACGTGCGCGACGAAGCGTTGCACGGCCTGACCGCGTTCGAAGCCGTGCAGCTCACCCAGTTGCTGCAAAAGGTGCGGCGCAATCTCAGCAATGTCGTGCCCACGCCGCTCGACACCGTCGTCCCGGCGGTTCTGCGCCGGGAGTCCCATGACCACGTGCTCTGCGCGAACGGCGCTGACCGGACAACCCCGCCCGCTGACGCGCCCGGCGACGACTTGTCGGACATCTCCGACTTGCGGCCTCAGTAG
- a CDS encoding dodecin yields the protein MTNHVYKQIELTGSSTRSIDDAVSSAIARASKTLRNLNWFEITETRGHIEDGKVAHWQVTLKVGMRLED from the coding sequence ATGACGAATCACGTGTACAAGCAAATCGAGCTGACCGGCTCGTCGACCCGGTCCATCGACGATGCAGTGAGCAGTGCCATCGCGCGCGCAAGCAAGACATTGCGCAATCTGAACTGGTTCGAAATCACGGAAACGCGCGGTCATATCGAGGACGGCAAGGTCGCTCACTGGCAGGTCACGCTCAAGGTCGGGATGCGGCTGGAAGACTAA